A DNA window from Streptococcus parapneumoniae contains the following coding sequences:
- the dinB gene encoding DNA polymerase IV, whose product MLIFPLLNDLSRKIIHIDMDAFFAAVEIRDNPKLRGKPVIIGSDPRQTGGRGVVSTCSYEARVFGVHSAMSSKAAYERCPQAVFISGNYEKYKTVGLQIRAIFKRYTDLIEPMSIDEAYLDVTENKLGIKSAVKIARLIQEDIWKELHLTASAGVSYNKFLAKMASDYQKPHGLTVILPDQAEDFLKQMDISKFHGVGKKTVERLHQMGVFTGADLLEVPEVTLIDRFGRLGYDLYRKARGIHNSPVKSNRIRKSIGKEKTYGKILRAEEDIKKELTLLSERVALNLHQQEKAGKIVILKIRYEDFSTLTKRKSLAQKIQDASHISQIALQLYEELSEKERGVRLLGITVTGF is encoded by the coding sequence ATGTTGATTTTCCCCTTATTAAATGATTTGTCAAGAAAAATCATCCATATTGACATGGATGCCTTTTTTGCTGCGGTAGAAATCAGGGATAATCCTAAACTCAGAGGAAAACCTGTCATTATCGGAAGCGACCCTCGGCAAACAGGTGGACGTGGTGTCGTTTCCACTTGTAGCTATGAGGCTCGAGTTTTTGGTGTCCATTCAGCCATGAGTTCTAAAGCAGCCTATGAACGTTGTCCCCAGGCCGTCTTCATCTCAGGGAATTATGAAAAATACAAGACTGTGGGACTCCAGATTCGAGCTATCTTTAAGCGTTATACAGATTTGATTGAACCCATGAGCATTGACGAAGCCTATTTGGATGTAACAGAAAATAAACTCGGTATCAAGTCAGCGGTCAAAATCGCTCGCCTCATTCAAGAGGATATCTGGAAAGAACTTCATCTAACTGCTTCTGCTGGCGTTTCTTACAATAAATTCTTAGCTAAAATGGCCAGTGATTATCAAAAGCCACATGGTCTGACAGTGATTCTACCTGACCAGGCTGAGGATTTTCTCAAACAAATGGATATTTCCAAGTTTCATGGAGTAGGAAAAAAGACAGTCGAACGTCTTCATCAAATGGGAGTTTTTACTGGCGCTGACCTACTTGAAGTCCCTGAGGTAACACTAATAGACCGCTTTGGCAGACTGGGCTATGACCTTTATCGAAAGGCTCGTGGCATTCACAATTCCCCAGTCAAGTCCAATCGTATCCGTAAATCAATCGGCAAGGAAAAAACTTACGGGAAGATTCTCCGTGCCGAGGAAGACATTAAAAAAGAGCTGACTCTTCTATCAGAAAGAGTCGCTCTCAATCTACATCAACAAGAAAAAGCTGGAAAAATTGTCATTTTGAAAATCCGCTACGAGGACTTTTCAACTCTTACTAAACGAAAAAGTCTAGCTCAAAAAATACAGGATGCTAGTCATATAAGCCAAATCGCCCTGCAACTCTATGAAGAGTTAAGTGAGAAAGAAAGAGGTGTCCGCCTGCTGGGGATTACCGTGACTGGATTTTAA